In Xanthomonas theicola, a single genomic region encodes these proteins:
- a CDS encoding glycerophosphodiester phosphodiesterase family protein, with product MKSSLLPLLLLGSALAGSAVAAPAGSAASQARLADPAGGIFVIAHRGCHNPAPAHGFPGHAPENSLAGLERCVAMGVDMLETDIRRAADGTLVMFHDASVERTTDGRGKVAELTWAQLSRLRLRDDEGGADAPLTDQHPLTLEQMLAAAKGRILLNLDVKAPIYSEVADAVRRAGMQRQVVLKTEVGVRSQPLASLPPFDRINFTPVLLNPPGSDDLLQTVRTQIGGKVRPVAIELPRMRAEQLPALAALARQRHVRLLVNTLWQGFVAGYGGDADALRDPDAVWGRLYRAGIGAFQTDEPEALLHYRASLERR from the coding sequence ATGAAATCTTCCCTGTTGCCGCTCCTGCTGCTGGGCAGCGCCCTGGCCGGCTCCGCCGTCGCGGCGCCCGCCGGCAGTGCCGCCAGCCAGGCGCGTCTGGCCGACCCGGCCGGCGGCATCTTCGTCATCGCCCATCGCGGCTGCCACAATCCCGCGCCCGCGCACGGCTTTCCCGGCCATGCGCCGGAGAACTCGCTGGCCGGCCTGGAGCGCTGCGTGGCGATGGGCGTGGACATGCTCGAGACCGACATCCGCCGCGCCGCCGACGGCACCCTGGTGATGTTCCACGACGCCAGCGTCGAGCGCACCACCGACGGCCGCGGCAAGGTCGCCGAGCTGACCTGGGCGCAGCTGTCGCGGCTGCGCCTGCGCGACGACGAGGGCGGCGCCGATGCGCCGCTCACCGATCAGCATCCGCTGACCCTGGAGCAGATGCTGGCCGCGGCCAAGGGTCGGATCCTGCTCAATCTCGACGTCAAGGCGCCAATCTATTCGGAAGTGGCGGACGCGGTGCGGCGCGCCGGCATGCAGCGCCAGGTCGTGCTCAAGACCGAGGTCGGCGTGCGCAGCCAGCCGCTGGCGTCGCTGCCGCCGTTCGACCGGATCAACTTCACCCCGGTACTGCTCAATCCGCCGGGCAGCGACGACCTGCTGCAGACCGTGCGCACCCAGATCGGCGGCAAGGTGCGTCCGGTCGCGATCGAACTGCCGCGGATGCGCGCCGAACAGCTGCCGGCGCTGGCCGCGCTGGCCAGGCAGCGGCACGTGCGGCTGCTGGTCAATACGCTCTGGCAGGGTTTCGTCGCCGGCTACGGCGGCGACGCCGACGCGCTGCGCGATCCGGATGCGGTATGGGGGCGGTTGTACCGCGCCGGGATCGGCGCGTTCCAGACCGACGAACCGGAAGCCCTGCTGCACTACCGCGCCTCGCTCGAACGGCGCTGA
- a CDS encoding ATP-binding cassette domain-containing protein: MHHRHRHYPGQLSGGQQPRVAVACAPAGNRSILLADEPAGNLDSRNGEAVMQLLEQLHDNGVALCMVAHDAAFARRAQRIVHMLDGRIVDEDAFERVRHAQDLALPACAAVSWAEAWQSWRALARRPGYLLLAVPILALGVAAAKAVRAARPGAAAAAVVPAGAATGHPGRGRRRQPQPRRARLLPAAAAHAEPAGGRHRARVSGADQHRSRRCRRGGPGDQRRRGFPARFRPADGGGAQRQRPGKPAQRSAGGDPRPSLLATRFGGDPAAVGRMLQVQGTPVQVVGVLSARLPLRPSRST; this comes from the coding sequence ATGCACCACCGCCACCGGCACTATCCGGGGCAGTTGTCCGGCGGCCAGCAGCCGCGCGTGGCAGTGGCGTGCGCGCCGGCCGGCAATCGGTCGATCCTGCTTGCCGACGAACCCGCCGGCAACCTCGACAGCCGCAACGGCGAGGCGGTGATGCAACTGCTGGAACAACTGCACGACAACGGCGTCGCGCTGTGCATGGTCGCCCACGATGCGGCGTTCGCGCGGCGCGCGCAGCGCATCGTGCACATGCTCGACGGGCGCATCGTCGACGAGGACGCCTTCGAACGCGTGCGCCACGCACAGGACCTGGCGCTGCCGGCATGCGCCGCGGTGTCTTGGGCCGAAGCGTGGCAGTCCTGGCGCGCGCTGGCGCGCAGGCCCGGCTATTTGCTGCTGGCAGTGCCGATCCTGGCGCTGGGCGTGGCCGCTGCCAAGGCGGTTCGCGCTGCTCGACCAGGCGCTGCGGCAGCCGCTGTCGTTCCCGCAGGCGCAGCAACTGGCCACCCTGGGCGTGGCCGGCGGCGGCAACCGCAACCTCGCCGCGCCCGGCTACTACCCGCCGCTGCGGCGCATGCCGAGCCTGCCGGCGGCAGGCATCGTGCGCGGGTTTCCGGCGCCGACCAACATCGCTCGCGGCGATGCCGGCGAGGGGGTCCCGGCGATCAGCGCCGACGAGGGTTTCCCGCGCGCTTTCGGCCTGCCGATGGCGGCGGGGCGCAACGTCAGCGCCCAGGAAAGCCGGCCCAGCGGTCCGCAGGCGGTGATCCTCGGCCATCGCTTCTGGCAACGCGATTCGGCGGCGACCCGGCGGCGGTGGGGCGCATGCTGCAGGTGCAGGGCACGCCGGTGCAGGTCGTCGGCGTGCTGTCGGCGCGACTTCCCCTCCGGCCGAGCCGTTCGACCTGA
- a CDS encoding TonB-dependent receptor produces the protein MTRSHHRHQRALLVCLLAAACQAALAQQAATPLPPAATDTDGTETAAAASPPAGETAKTLDSVVVTGVRKANAAAIESKRAATNITDVVSSTDVRALPDTTIVEALRRIPGLSVLPATDNEHPRDEAATPVLRGLGPSYNNVTIDGLTVASPGTPNGTLGSITRGVRLDILPASMVSELQVVKTFTPDLDPNATGGAINLRTRSAFENGGKPFFTSEAALGHANDVGKPRDQDDPGYRLGATGSTTFGGDRQYGLTLSGNYQTLSSYTETHMTTDTVHYGFYDANGVLQSGSNLGNGWAVPQQDKYWYVMDKRDRYGLTGKFEARPSADLQAYVTAGYYYFKDDMQRNELIIDPRNRNRVYNQTATSGSYPAGDIEVGYSNQVTTTRTKLGQAGMEWRPDDRQVFSARGSWSDATYDEPIQMFKYVTGASRPAAVAVGQTGPGVTVVPSADYAFSYDTSALNQRFPVAPQAYSDYDNYSLLYWRPDYKRSARDRILTGRLDYGFNQGEQDRGLGFGAGLAYTTDKPSFDIHRDDYEPNRSAPALNIADVLAPSNAPLRYLGLNLITIDPDKARRVLQSTPLSAFNSTDQSAFSNQDNFSHIEKIFGAYGLVGYRAEAFNVEAGLHYDDTEQSTVGRQRQLDTASGKYVYVDAPTDSHYANLLPSAIMTYHLGDRLDLRAGASRTLGRPPYDAYAARTSIGFVNSTDAGNPNAQGVTVTVGNPDIKPRISTNLDLSLEWRLPDDVDGMLAAAVFNKRIQDEIFTLSRTDQFSFNGTTYSNVLISTPANASRAHVRGLELSAVLNTLLPGVPALSGLGASANLAVLDGGMDVPYSVGSAPKVSQRQRSVDRLVGQPGYTANASLFYSVGGLELRAAYNRQGKALRAIVSNIDWQDLYWSPRSQLDLSATYAINKQVSVVGQVGNITHSRITSVTGPGQNLLKDTYSVPTTYWFGIRFTPSL, from the coding sequence ATGACGCGTTCGCACCACCGCCACCAGCGCGCCCTGCTGGTGTGCCTGCTCGCCGCCGCCTGCCAGGCCGCCCTCGCGCAGCAGGCGGCGACGCCGTTGCCGCCCGCCGCCACGGACACCGACGGCACCGAGACCGCCGCCGCCGCGTCGCCGCCGGCTGGCGAGACCGCCAAGACCCTGGACAGCGTGGTCGTCACCGGCGTGCGCAAGGCCAACGCCGCGGCGATCGAGAGCAAGCGCGCGGCCACCAACATCACCGACGTGGTCAGTTCCACCGACGTGCGCGCGCTGCCGGACACCACCATCGTCGAGGCGCTGCGCCGCATTCCCGGCCTGTCGGTGCTGCCGGCGACCGACAACGAGCATCCGCGCGACGAGGCGGCCACGCCGGTGCTGCGCGGCCTCGGCCCGTCCTACAACAACGTCACCATCGACGGCCTGACCGTGGCCTCGCCGGGCACGCCGAACGGTACGCTCGGCTCGATCACCCGCGGCGTGCGCCTGGACATCCTGCCGGCCTCGATGGTCAGCGAACTGCAGGTGGTCAAGACCTTCACCCCCGACCTGGACCCCAACGCCACCGGCGGCGCGATCAACCTGCGCACGCGCAGCGCGTTCGAGAACGGCGGCAAGCCGTTCTTCACCAGCGAGGCCGCGCTGGGCCACGCCAACGACGTCGGCAAGCCGCGCGACCAGGACGATCCCGGCTACCGCCTCGGCGCCACCGGCAGCACCACCTTCGGCGGCGACCGCCAGTACGGCCTGACCCTGTCGGGCAACTACCAGACGCTGAGCAGCTACACCGAAACCCACATGACCACCGACACGGTGCACTACGGGTTCTACGACGCCAACGGCGTGCTGCAGAGCGGCAGCAACCTCGGCAACGGCTGGGCGGTGCCGCAGCAGGACAAGTACTGGTACGTGATGGACAAGCGCGACCGCTACGGCCTGACCGGCAAGTTCGAGGCGCGCCCCAGCGCCGACCTGCAGGCCTACGTCACCGCGGGCTACTACTATTTCAAGGACGACATGCAGCGCAACGAGCTGATCATCGATCCGCGCAACCGCAATCGCGTCTACAACCAGACCGCGACCTCCGGCAGCTATCCGGCCGGCGACATCGAGGTCGGCTATTCCAACCAGGTCACCACCACCCGCACCAAGCTCGGCCAGGCCGGCATGGAATGGCGTCCGGACGACCGGCAGGTGTTTTCCGCGCGCGGCTCGTGGTCGGATGCGACCTACGACGAGCCGATCCAGATGTTCAAGTACGTCACCGGCGCCTCGCGCCCGGCGGCGGTCGCGGTCGGCCAGACCGGGCCCGGCGTCACCGTCGTTCCCAGCGCCGACTACGCCTTCAGCTACGACACCTCGGCGCTGAACCAGCGCTTCCCGGTGGCGCCGCAGGCGTACTCCGACTACGACAACTACAGCCTGTTGTACTGGCGCCCGGACTACAAGCGCAGCGCGCGCGACCGCATCCTCACCGGGCGCCTGGACTACGGCTTCAACCAGGGCGAGCAGGACCGCGGCCTGGGCTTCGGCGCCGGCCTGGCGTACACCACCGACAAGCCGTCGTTCGACATCCATCGCGACGACTACGAGCCGAACCGCAGCGCGCCGGCACTGAACATCGCCGACGTGCTGGCACCGTCCAACGCGCCGCTGCGCTATCTGGGCCTGAACCTGATCACCATCGACCCGGACAAGGCCCGGCGCGTGCTGCAGTCCACGCCGCTGAGCGCGTTCAACAGCACCGACCAGTCGGCCTTCAGCAACCAGGACAACTTCAGCCATATCGAAAAGATCTTCGGCGCCTACGGCCTGGTCGGCTATCGCGCCGAGGCGTTCAACGTGGAGGCCGGCCTGCACTACGACGACACCGAGCAGTCCACCGTCGGCCGCCAGCGCCAGCTGGATACGGCCAGCGGCAAATACGTCTACGTCGATGCGCCGACCGATTCGCATTACGCCAACCTGCTGCCGTCGGCGATCATGACCTACCACCTCGGCGATCGCCTCGACCTGCGCGCCGGCGCCAGCCGCACGCTCGGCCGCCCGCCGTACGACGCCTACGCCGCGCGCACCTCGATCGGCTTCGTCAACAGCACCGACGCCGGCAATCCCAATGCGCAGGGCGTGACCGTGACCGTGGGCAATCCGGACATCAAGCCGCGCATCTCGACCAACCTGGACCTGTCGCTGGAATGGCGCCTGCCCGACGATGTCGACGGCATGCTCGCCGCGGCGGTGTTCAACAAGCGCATCCAGGACGAGATCTTCACCCTGTCGCGCACCGACCAGTTCAGCTTCAACGGCACCACCTATTCGAACGTGCTGATCAGCACCCCGGCCAACGCTTCCAGGGCGCACGTGCGCGGCCTGGAACTGAGCGCGGTGCTCAACACCTTGCTGCCCGGCGTGCCGGCGCTGTCCGGGTTGGGCGCCAGCGCCAACCTGGCGGTGCTCGACGGCGGCATGGACGTGCCGTACAGCGTCGGCAGCGCGCCGAAGGTGAGCCAGCGCCAGCGCAGCGTCGATCGCCTGGTCGGCCAGCCCGGCTACACCGCCAACGCCTCGCTGTTCTACAGCGTCGGCGGGCTGGAACTGCGCGCGGCCTACAACCGCCAGGGCAAGGCGTTGCGCGCCATCGTCAGCAACATCGACTGGCAGGACCTGTACTGGTCGCCGCGCTCGCAGCTGGACCTGTCGGCGACCTACGCGATCAACAAGCAGGTCAGCGTGGTCGGCCAGGTCGGCAACATCACCCACAGCCGCATCACCAGCGTGACCGGGCCGGGCCAGAACCTGTTGAAAGACACCTACTCGGTGCCGACCACCTACTGGTTCGGCATTCGCTTCACGCCTTCTCTTTAA
- a CDS encoding DUF3016 domain-containing protein — MKIRYAWTALALACLLAGGAGAATRTVTDPQAARSTEGDNPVQVRWTDPAAFSELRYSRNRWEAQRGDWVRELADYLQQRAGKQLAPGQRLDVELTDIKRAGDYEPWHSLQWNDVRVMRDIYPPRIALNFTLYGADGRVLDQGERKLLDSSYLLNSSIGLNNDPLRYEKRLIDDWLRRQFGGNQAAVAER; from the coding sequence ATGAAGATCCGATACGCCTGGACGGCGCTGGCCCTGGCCTGCCTGCTGGCGGGTGGAGCCGGCGCCGCGACCCGCACTGTCACCGACCCGCAAGCCGCTCGCAGCACCGAGGGCGACAATCCGGTGCAGGTGCGCTGGACCGATCCGGCCGCGTTCAGCGAACTGCGCTACAGCCGCAACCGCTGGGAAGCGCAGCGCGGCGACTGGGTACGCGAACTGGCCGACTACCTGCAGCAGCGCGCGGGCAAGCAACTGGCCCCCGGACAGCGGCTGGACGTGGAGCTGACCGACATCAAACGCGCCGGCGACTACGAGCCCTGGCACAGCCTGCAATGGAACGACGTGCGGGTCATGCGCGACATCTACCCTCCGCGCATCGCCTTGAACTTCACGCTGTACGGCGCCGACGGCCGGGTGCTGGATCAGGGCGAACGCAAGCTGCTCGACAGCAGCTATCTGCTCAACAGTTCGATCGGCCTGAACAACGATCCGCTGCGTTACGAGAAGCGCCTCATCGACGACTGGCTGCGCCGCCAGTTCGGCGGCAACCAGGCGGCAGTGGCCGAGCGCTGA
- a CDS encoding winged helix-turn-helix domain-containing protein → MRSLPREAREERRRQAIALRKRGWTYEEIAEQTDLSRTGVFDICKRSALEGATALRDEPGGRSVNGGCALTQQQGVGLRVLVRERMQGQSKMSFAFWTRHAVRALIRPRCGLTLTWQGVGLYPARWGFTPQKPMRRACEQRRKRCRHGGARRPRRWRAGQKPKARKSSGARKRGWARSMYEAAPTHRWARRPSGAWRADAKAGR, encoded by the coding sequence ATGAGATCGCTTCCTCGTGAGGCACGGGAAGAGCGGCGTCGGCAGGCGATCGCCCTGCGCAAGCGCGGCTGGACCTACGAAGAGATTGCCGAGCAGACGGACCTGTCCCGTACGGGGGTGTTCGACATCTGCAAGCGATCTGCGCTCGAAGGCGCGACGGCCCTGCGCGACGAACCCGGCGGACGTTCGGTGAATGGAGGTTGCGCGCTGACGCAGCAACAGGGAGTGGGCCTTCGCGTCCTGGTGCGCGAGCGGATGCAGGGCCAGTCGAAGATGTCGTTCGCGTTTTGGACGCGACATGCCGTGCGGGCGTTGATCCGGCCGCGATGCGGTTTGACGCTGACATGGCAGGGTGTCGGCCTGTATCCGGCGCGCTGGGGCTTCACACCGCAAAAGCCGATGAGGCGGGCCTGCGAGCAGCGACGGAAGCGGTGCAGGCATGGCGGAGCGAGACGTCCCCGGAGATGGCGCGCCGGGCAAAAACCGAAGGCGCGCAAATCCAGTGGGGCGAGGAAACGGGGCTGGGCTCGGTCCATGTACGAGGCCGCTCCTACGCACCGATGGGCAAGACGCCCGAGCGGCGCGTGGCGAGCCGACGCGAAGGCCGGTCGGTGA